The Mercurialis annua linkage group LG2, ddMerAnnu1.2, whole genome shotgun sequence genome contains a region encoding:
- the LOC126670330 gene encoding beta-glucuronosyltransferase GlcAT14B-like: MGSLNMEKKWVFPLVISSLICVFLLATSFNMGLISSLHTINRIFNIFPSRGNLSSEAYAETKIAQSQPQPPQNPGLPRFAYLISGSKGDLDKLWRTLHALYHPRNQYVVHLDLESPAEERLELASRVEKHPLFTTVGNVHMINKANMVTYRGPTMVANTLHACAILLKQSKEWDWFINLSASDYPLITQDDLLDTFSTINRNLNFIEHSSQLGWKEDKRAMPLIVDPGLYSTTKTDIYWATPRRTLPTTFKLFTGSAWMILTRSFVEYLIWGWDNLPRILLMYYTNFISSPEGYFHTVICNVPEYAQTAVNHDLHYISWDNPPRQHPHTLSINDTQKMIDSGAAFARKFRHNDPVLDKIDNDLLRRKEGSFTPGGWCSNSECLKVGDPDKIKPSPGADRFKRLIARVALSSQRKQNQCK; encoded by the exons ATGGGGTCCCTAAACATGGAGAAGAAATGGGTGTTTCCTCTAGTTATAAGCTCTCTCATATGCGTGTTCCTTTTAGCAACTTCCTTCAACATGGGTCTTATTTCTTCATTGCATACTATTAATCgaatatttaacatttttccGTCGAGAGGGAACCTATCCTCCGAAGCTTATGCGGAAACGAAAATTGCGCAATCTCAACCTCAACCACCTCAGAATCCTGGACTTCCGAGATTTGCTTACTTGATTTCTGGGTCTAAAGGTGATTTGGATAAGCTTTGGAGGACTCTTCATGCGCTTTACCATCCGAGGAATCAATATGTTGTTCATTTAGATTTGGAGTCTCCGGCAGAGGAAAGACTAGAGCTTGCTTCTCGAGTGGAAAAACATCCTCTGTTTACCACGGTTGGGAATGTGCACATGATCAACAAAGCTAATATGGTTACCTATAGAGGACCAACAATGGTTGCCAATACGCTTCACGCTTGTGCTATTCTTCTAAAGCAAAGTAAGGAGTGGGATTGGTTTATCAACCTCAGTGCTTCCGATTATCCTCTTATAACTCAAGATG ATCTTCTTGATACGTTTTCAACCATAAAtagaaatttgaattttatcgAGCATTCAAGTCAGTTGGGTTGGAAAGA GGATAAACGTGCAATGCCATTGATTGTAGATCCGGGGCTCTACTCAACAACAAAGACAGATATATACTGGGCCACTCCACGTAGAACTTTGCCAACGACATTCAAATTATTTACTG GTTCGGCATGGATGATTCTCACTCGTTCGTTTGTAGAGTATTTAATTTGGGGTTGGGATAACTTACCGAGAATTTTACTCATGTACTACACAAACTTCATCTCATCTCCAGAAGGCTATTTTCACACTGTGATATGCAATGTGCCTGAATATGCTCAGACGGCTGTCAACCATGATTTGCACTACATTTCTTGGGACAATCCCCCAAGGCAGCACCCGCACACACTTTCCATTAACGACACTCAGAAAATGATCGACAGCGGTGCTGCATTCGCTAGAAAATTCAGACACAACGATCCTGTCTTGGATAAGATCGATAATGATCTACTCCGTCGCAAGGAAGGGAGCTTTACTCCTGGTGGGTGGTGTTCTAATTCCGAATGTTTAAAGGTTGGGGACCCAGATAAAATTAAACCGAGTCCAGGAGCTGACAGATTTAAACGCCTCATAGCTAGGGTAGCTTTGTCATCGCAGcggaaacaaaaccaatgtaaatag
- the LOC126669616 gene encoding uncharacterized protein LOC126669616, producing MDKKEKIVRFMRQLKLDNKKCVLCKKVFKNEKSKIKFHNCGCVVHYECFYKNNKVINDKILCPECPPLLTQPKRYHMCTPNFNIGSSSRSSFKHREKNTSTSSRCERVRSHDGRSRGGADSLKSVYVDHSLRHNSMNKMSVHQPEEEDEEHGVDEDDDDDDSSVDEREDQNQNEEKEKDEYVKDDDDEDSDEGGEEEENDEEGDDEDGDDDENNDDNDDDDDDDDDDDEDYGKDDDDDGDNDSEDDDEDDDKDDEDEDDEDNDSEDEDNDSENDDGENHDEEDDSDENDDDDEDDDNEDDDEDDNDGDYA from the exons ATggataaaaaagagaaaattgtaCGGTTTATGCGACAATTGAAATTAGATAATAAAAAGTGTGTGCTATGTAAGAAAGTATTTAAGAATGAAAAATCCAAAATCAAATTTCATAATTGCGGTTGTGTTGTACATTACGAATGTTTTTATAAGAATAATAAGGTTATCaatgataaaattttatgtcCCGAGTGTCCTCCTCTTCTTACTCAACCAAAGCGGTATCACATGTGCACTCCAAATTTTAATATTGGATCTTCATCACGGTCATCTTTCAAACATAGAGAAAAAAATACTTCAACCAGCAGCAGATGTGAGAGAGTTCGAAGCCATGATGGGAGAAGTCGAGGCGGAGCCGACTCCTTAAAATCCGTATATGTGGATCACTCGCTGCGCCATAATT CAATGAATAAAATGAGTGTGCATCAACCTGAAGAGGAAGATGAGGAACACGGTGTAGATGAAGATGACGACGATGATGATAGTAGTGTTGATGAACGTGAAGACCAGAACCAGAATGAggagaaagaaaaagatgaaTATGTCAAAGACGACGATGATGAAGACAGCGATGAAGGCggcgaagaagaagaaaatgatgaAGAAGGTGACGATGAAGATGGCGATGATGACGAAAACAACGACGacaatgatgatgatgatgatgatgatgatgatgatgatgaagattATGGTAAGGACGATGATGATGACGGAGACAATGATAGTGAAGACGACGATGAAGATGATGATAAAGacgatgaagatgaagatgacgAAGACAATGATAGCGAAGACGAAGATAATGATAGTGAAAATGACGATGGTGAAAACCACGATGAAGAAGACGATAGCGATGAAaacgatgatgatgatgaagacGACGACAATGAAGATGACGACGAGGATGATAATGATGGTGATTATGCATGA